One genomic window of Phalacrocorax aristotelis chromosome 21, bGulAri2.1, whole genome shotgun sequence includes the following:
- the PRICKLE4 gene encoding prickle-like protein 4, which translates to MSLPSPAWPQRDEPPPCGTATGLPPASSDSDSGCALEEYPEPPTDPTPPEVPACFGTRSPQPASPADRIQLRTRALLQQLPPQDCDERYCPDLAEEERRQLRAFSARRRREALGQGLACPVPGPCHGCPCKKCGRRLNKGDPGISASRLGDQFWHPSCFSCHFCHQPLVDLIYFQQDGRIYCGRHHAELFRPRCASCDQLIFMEECIEAEGRRWHLEHFCCLECDVPLRGQRYVMKSGQPCCCSCFESLFAEPCQACGDPIGADSEEATHQGLYWHARAACFCCSLCRKPLNGQPLTSRHGQLFCSENCSLGLDASSTASDSSDSAFASAPSPDSTPLSRAGPAGRTVPEAFLDQASLHPAFRSLENHGAAAKERSRDAVQTGMRGPPAGHPSSLQPSAEGPNGPGVLSYPVSGGPDPRTPTGNGNPCFRAGTSPARQNAQPEDIDLQDITEEDDSWCPTCSSSSDSDSEEEGFFFGKPIPKPGMSSLDREPLGKARGRTAKPWASSKHCSVS; encoded by the exons ATGTCCCTGCCGAGCCCCGCATGGCCACAGAGAGACGAGCCACCCCCCTGCGGCACCGCCACTGGCCTCCCACCAGCCTCATCCGACAGTGACTCCGGCTGTGCCCTGGAAGAGTACCCGGAGCCCCCCACAGATCCCACGCCCCCCGAG GTCCCAGCATGCTTCGGCACCCGCTCACCGCAGCCTGCCTCTCCCGCCGACAGGATCCAGCTCCGCACCAgagccctcctgcagcagctgcctcctcaGGACTGCGAT GAGCGGTACTGCCCCGACCTcgcagaggaggagaggaggcagctACGAGCGTTCAGTGCCCGACGGAGACGGGaggccctggggcaggggctggcatgTCCCGTGCCAGGTCCCTGCCATGGCTGTCCCTGCAAGAAG TGCGGCAGGAGGCTGAACAAAGGGGACCCAGGGATTTCAGCATCTCGGCTTGGGGACCAGTTCTGGCACCCGTCCTGCTTCTCCTGCCACTTCTGCCACCAGCCCCTGGTGGACCTCATCTACTTCCAGCAGGACGGGAGGATCTACTGCGGCCGGCACCATGCTGAGCTCTTCCGACCCCGCTGTGCCTCCTGTGACCAG ctgaTCTTCATGGAGGAGTGCATCGAGGCGGAGGGCCGGcgctggcacctggagcacttCTGCTGCCTGGAGTGTGACGTGCCCCTGCGCGGGCAGCGCTACGTGATGAAGAGcggccagccctgctgctgcagctgcttcgAGAGCCTCTTCGCTGAGCCATGCCAGGCCTGCGGGGACCCCATCG GTGCCGACAGCGAAGAGGCCACCCACCAAGGGCTGTACTGGCATGCCCGAGCcgcctgcttctgctgcagcctctgccgAAAGCCGCTGAACGGGCAGCCCCTCACCTCCCGCCATGGCCAGCTCTTCTGCTCCGAGAACTGCAGCCTGGGACTGGATGCATCCTCCACCGCATCTGACTCCTCCGACTCGGCTTTTGCCTCAGCCCCGTCCCCCGACTCAACGCCCCTCTCCCGAGCCGGCCCTGCCGGCAGGACTGTGCCGG AGGCATTTCTGGATCAAGCCTCCCTGCACCCAGCATTCAGGAGCCTGGAGAACCACGGAGCAGCTGCTAAGGAGCGGAGCAGGGATGCTGTGCAGACAGGGATGCGGGGACCACCGGCTGGACACCCCTCCAGCCTGCAGCCCAGTGCAGAGGGTCCCAATGGGCCTGGAGTCCTCAGCTACCCTGTTTCGGGGGGCCCTGACCCCCGAACGCCGACAGGCAATGGAAACCCATGCTTCCGAGCAGGCACATCCCCTGCCCGACAGAATGCGCAGCCGGAGGACATTGACCTGCAGGACATCACGGAGGAGGATGACTCCTGGTGTCCCACCTGCTCTTCATCTTCGGACTCAGACTCAGAGGAAGAAGGTTTCTTCTTCGGGAAGCCCATCCCCAAGCCTGGGATGAGTTCCCTGGACAGGGAGCCCCTGGGGAAGGCCAGGGGCAGGACGGCGAAGCCGTGGGCCAGCAGCAAGCACTGTAGCGTGTCCTAG
- the LOC142067255 gene encoding uncharacterized protein LOC142067255 isoform X4 — protein sequence MFLPLGCRRSFPRELHPWDHRPFQGPANFHGNEEDRRWAPYNSPLLLPRDNGEDRREPVDCFGGGWQLHRFLDSRPLHVPADFPWNENDRGWAPQQSLWDDRGDNRGDNRGPVGCFREAWHPEPLPPSQGRFVWPEFPDKEQHPPWPRTSLPGERGSFQDGSPFSGCHGLGGKPWRHRHRGRRELTLVQHQPCLRPSAGNRASSRSTPSLSGTSQPEVKEKLQHCDPSQPLNSSKDGVQSRSQTAQGPLAEKERIPKSPGPDRTPQKSPDTDTHAAEPEEAAEAMPVKPGARQKPADSNGQSPSALEMEPAPPEESSAGTGDCLECFAQVEPSSESVPKAGAGGGSHPQSPTAPLEPAEMDHAAASSAGEVGAELCPSSQEQQHVPRGAGEVEAEATRDALLSGLQPSENSQVPLAVTAEPDAQPSQACSDTCAAPETSPRTQHSPGSGEMELAAGSEHQFCSELPMSSLASTDLRSAAVLARKKEIELSYQQFSLTIAVVATMLLQKEPSMEAALGLALRANLRQGRIHHLQELEDFIDSYDSATLSR from the exons ATGTTCTTGCcactgggctgcaggaggagttTCCCCAGGGAG CTGCATCCCTGGGACCACAGACCCTTCCAGGGCCCTGCCAACTTCCATGGGAATGAGGAGGATAGGAGATGGGCTCCCTACAACTCTCCCCTGCTGCTCCCCCGGGACAATGGAGAAGACAGACGAGAACCTGTGGACTGCTTTGGAGGGGGCTGGCAGCTG CACCGTTTCTTGGACTCCAGACCCCTCCATGTCCCTGCTGACTTCCCTTGGAATGAGAATGACAGGGGATGGGCACCCCAACAGTCCCTTTGGGATGACAGAGGAGACAACAGAGGAGACAACCGAGGACCTGTGGGCTGCTTCAGAGAGGCCTGGCACCCA GAGCCACTACCACCCAGCCAAGGCCGCTTTGTCTGGCCTGAATTCCCTGACAAGGAGCAGCACCCACCCTGGCCCCGCACCAGCCTGCCAGG GGAGCGAGGCAGCTTCCAGGATGGCTCTCCATTCAGTGGCTGTCATGGCCTGGGTGGGAAACCCTGGCGACACCGTCACCGTGGCCGCCGAGAGTTAACCTTGGTCCAGCACCAGCCGTGCCTCCGGCCCTCCGCAG GGAATCGGGCATCCTCCAGGTCCACTCCTTCCCTCTCTGGGACAAGTCAGCCTGAGgtcaaagaaaagctgcagcacTGTGATCCTTCCCAGCCACTTAATTCCTCCAAAGATGGTgtgcagagcaggagccagACGGCTcag GGCCCACTGGCAGAGAAGGAGAGGATCCCAAAGTCCCCCGGACCAGACAGGACCCCTCAGAAGAGCCCGGACACTGATACCCACGCTGCAGAGCcagaggaggcagcagaagCGATGCCG GTCAAGCCAGGAGCCAGACAAAAACCTGCCGACAGCAACGGCCAGAGCCCCTCTGCTTTGGAAATGGAGCCAGCGCCGCCAGAAGAGAGCTCTGCCGGGACGGGGGATTGCCTTGAG TGCTTTGCACAGGTAGAGCCAAGCAGCGAAAGCGTCCCTAAGGCTGGTGCAGGCGGCGGGTCACATCCCCAGAGTCCAACAGCCCCTCTGGAGCCTGCTGAGATGGACCACGCGGCAGCCAGCTCCGCCGGAGAGGTGGGTGCTGAGCTCTGCCCGAGTTCCCAGGAACAGCAGCATGTGCCAAGGGGAGCTGGAGAAGTCGAGGCAGAAGCTACCCGTGATGCG CTTCTCAGTGGCCTCCAGCCATCCGAAAACTCGCAGGTCCCATTAGCAGTTACTGCAGAGCCCGATGCACAGCCCAGCCAGGCTTGCTCCGATACCTGCGCCGCACCAGAGACCTCACCAAGGACCCAACACTCTCCTGGGTCCGGTGAGATGGAGCTG GCTGCGGGCAGCGAGCACCAGTTCTGCTCTGAGCTCCCGATGTCCTCGCTGGCCAGCACGGACCTCCGCTCCGCCGCTGTCCTTGCCAGGAAGAAGGAGATTGAGCTG TCGTACCAGCAGTTCAGCCTGACCATTGCAGTGGTGGCCAcgatgctgctgcagaaggagccCTCCATGGAGGCGGCGCTGGGGCTGGCGCTGAGGGCCAACCTCCGCCAGGGCCGGATCCATCACCTCCAGGAGCTGGAGGATTTCATCGACAGCTACGACTCAGCCACCCTCAGCCGCTGa
- the TOMM6 gene encoding mitochondrial import receptor subunit TOM6 homolog, translating into MAAAAAAGGSGAAPQGLGGWLRSVYRFATDRNDFRRNLLVNLGLFAAGVWVARNLTDIDLMAPQPVP; encoded by the exons atggcggcggcggcggcggcgggagggtcGGGGGCCGCGCCGCAGGGGCTGGGCGGGTGGCTGCGGAGCGTTTATCGCTTCGCCACCGACCGGAACGACTTCCGAAG GAACCTGCTGGTGAACCTGGGACTCTTCGCCGCCGGAGTCTGGGTCGCCCGGAACCTGACCGACATCGACCTGATGGCCCCGCAGCCCGTCCCGTAG
- the LOC142067255 gene encoding uncharacterized protein LOC142067255 isoform X2, with product MFLPLGCRRSFPREPSSPWQAGQLLPHALSPQNIWNEPPWEHELGQGRGGWQLLHPWDHRPFQGPANFHGNEEDRRWAPYNSPLLLPRDNGEDRREPVDCFGGGWQLHRFLDSRPLHVPADFPWNENDRGWAPQQSLWDDRGDNRGDNRGPVGCFREAWHPEPLPPSQGRFVWPEFPDKEQHPPWPRTSLPGERGSFQDGSPFSGCHGLGGKPWRHRHRGRRELTLVQHQPCLRPSAGNRASSRSTPSLSGTSQPEVKEKLQHCDPSQPLNSSKDGVQSRSQTAQGPLAEKERIPKSPGPDRTPQKSPDTDTHAAEPEEAAEAMPVKPGARQKPADSNGQSPSALEMEPAPPEESSAGTGDCLEVEPSSESVPKAGAGGGSHPQSPTAPLEPAEMDHAAASSAGEVGAELCPSSQEQQHVPRGAGEVEAEATRDALLSGLQPSENSQVPLAVTAEPDAQPSQACSDTCAAPETSPRTQHSPGSGEMELAAGSEHQFCSELPMSSLASTDLRSAAVLARKKEIELSYQQFSLTIAVVATMLLQKEPSMEAALGLALRANLRQGRIHHLQELEDFIDSYDSATLSR from the exons ATGTTCTTGCcactgggctgcaggaggagttTCCCCAGGGAG CCCAGTAGTCCATGGCAGGCTGGACAACTGCTGCCCCACGCTCTCAGCCCCCAGAACATCTGGAACGAGCCGCCCTGGGAGCACGAGCTTGGGCAAGGCAGGGGCGGATGGCAGCTG CTGCATCCCTGGGACCACAGACCCTTCCAGGGCCCTGCCAACTTCCATGGGAATGAGGAGGATAGGAGATGGGCTCCCTACAACTCTCCCCTGCTGCTCCCCCGGGACAATGGAGAAGACAGACGAGAACCTGTGGACTGCTTTGGAGGGGGCTGGCAGCTG CACCGTTTCTTGGACTCCAGACCCCTCCATGTCCCTGCTGACTTCCCTTGGAATGAGAATGACAGGGGATGGGCACCCCAACAGTCCCTTTGGGATGACAGAGGAGACAACAGAGGAGACAACCGAGGACCTGTGGGCTGCTTCAGAGAGGCCTGGCACCCA GAGCCACTACCACCCAGCCAAGGCCGCTTTGTCTGGCCTGAATTCCCTGACAAGGAGCAGCACCCACCCTGGCCCCGCACCAGCCTGCCAGG GGAGCGAGGCAGCTTCCAGGATGGCTCTCCATTCAGTGGCTGTCATGGCCTGGGTGGGAAACCCTGGCGACACCGTCACCGTGGCCGCCGAGAGTTAACCTTGGTCCAGCACCAGCCGTGCCTCCGGCCCTCCGCAG GGAATCGGGCATCCTCCAGGTCCACTCCTTCCCTCTCTGGGACAAGTCAGCCTGAGgtcaaagaaaagctgcagcacTGTGATCCTTCCCAGCCACTTAATTCCTCCAAAGATGGTgtgcagagcaggagccagACGGCTcag GGCCCACTGGCAGAGAAGGAGAGGATCCCAAAGTCCCCCGGACCAGACAGGACCCCTCAGAAGAGCCCGGACACTGATACCCACGCTGCAGAGCcagaggaggcagcagaagCGATGCCG GTCAAGCCAGGAGCCAGACAAAAACCTGCCGACAGCAACGGCCAGAGCCCCTCTGCTTTGGAAATGGAGCCAGCGCCGCCAGAAGAGAGCTCTGCCGGGACGGGGGATTGCCTTGAG GTAGAGCCAAGCAGCGAAAGCGTCCCTAAGGCTGGTGCAGGCGGCGGGTCACATCCCCAGAGTCCAACAGCCCCTCTGGAGCCTGCTGAGATGGACCACGCGGCAGCCAGCTCCGCCGGAGAGGTGGGTGCTGAGCTCTGCCCGAGTTCCCAGGAACAGCAGCATGTGCCAAGGGGAGCTGGAGAAGTCGAGGCAGAAGCTACCCGTGATGCG CTTCTCAGTGGCCTCCAGCCATCCGAAAACTCGCAGGTCCCATTAGCAGTTACTGCAGAGCCCGATGCACAGCCCAGCCAGGCTTGCTCCGATACCTGCGCCGCACCAGAGACCTCACCAAGGACCCAACACTCTCCTGGGTCCGGTGAGATGGAGCTG GCTGCGGGCAGCGAGCACCAGTTCTGCTCTGAGCTCCCGATGTCCTCGCTGGCCAGCACGGACCTCCGCTCCGCCGCTGTCCTTGCCAGGAAGAAGGAGATTGAGCTG TCGTACCAGCAGTTCAGCCTGACCATTGCAGTGGTGGCCAcgatgctgctgcagaaggagccCTCCATGGAGGCGGCGCTGGGGCTGGCGCTGAGGGCCAACCTCCGCCAGGGCCGGATCCATCACCTCCAGGAGCTGGAGGATTTCATCGACAGCTACGACTCAGCCACCCTCAGCCGCTGa
- the LOC142067255 gene encoding uncharacterized protein LOC142067255 isoform X5: MFLPLGCRRSFPREPSSPWQAGQLLPHALSPQNIWNEPPWEHELGQGRGGWQLLHPWDHRPFQGPANFHGNEEDRRWAPYNSPLLLPRDNGEDRREPVDCFGGGWQLHRFLDSRPLHVPADFPWNENDRGWAPQQSLWDDRGDNRGDNRGPVGCFREAWHPEPLPPSQGRFVWPEFPDKEQHPPWPRTSLPGERGSFQDGSPFSGCHGLGGKPWRHRHRGRRELTLVQHQPCLRPSAGNRASSRSTPSLSGTSQPEVKEKLQHCDPSQPLNSSKDGVQSRSQTAQGPLAEKERIPKSPGPDRTPQKSPDTDTHAAEPEEAAEAMPVKPGARQKPADSNGQSPSALEMEPAPPEESSAGTGDCLECFAQVEPSSESVPKAGAGGGSHPQSPTAPLEPAEMDHAAASSAGEAAGSEHQFCSELPMSSLASTDLRSAAVLARKKEIELSYQQFSLTIAVVATMLLQKEPSMEAALGLALRANLRQGRIHHLQELEDFIDSYDSATLSR; encoded by the exons ATGTTCTTGCcactgggctgcaggaggagttTCCCCAGGGAG CCCAGTAGTCCATGGCAGGCTGGACAACTGCTGCCCCACGCTCTCAGCCCCCAGAACATCTGGAACGAGCCGCCCTGGGAGCACGAGCTTGGGCAAGGCAGGGGCGGATGGCAGCTG CTGCATCCCTGGGACCACAGACCCTTCCAGGGCCCTGCCAACTTCCATGGGAATGAGGAGGATAGGAGATGGGCTCCCTACAACTCTCCCCTGCTGCTCCCCCGGGACAATGGAGAAGACAGACGAGAACCTGTGGACTGCTTTGGAGGGGGCTGGCAGCTG CACCGTTTCTTGGACTCCAGACCCCTCCATGTCCCTGCTGACTTCCCTTGGAATGAGAATGACAGGGGATGGGCACCCCAACAGTCCCTTTGGGATGACAGAGGAGACAACAGAGGAGACAACCGAGGACCTGTGGGCTGCTTCAGAGAGGCCTGGCACCCA GAGCCACTACCACCCAGCCAAGGCCGCTTTGTCTGGCCTGAATTCCCTGACAAGGAGCAGCACCCACCCTGGCCCCGCACCAGCCTGCCAGG GGAGCGAGGCAGCTTCCAGGATGGCTCTCCATTCAGTGGCTGTCATGGCCTGGGTGGGAAACCCTGGCGACACCGTCACCGTGGCCGCCGAGAGTTAACCTTGGTCCAGCACCAGCCGTGCCTCCGGCCCTCCGCAG GGAATCGGGCATCCTCCAGGTCCACTCCTTCCCTCTCTGGGACAAGTCAGCCTGAGgtcaaagaaaagctgcagcacTGTGATCCTTCCCAGCCACTTAATTCCTCCAAAGATGGTgtgcagagcaggagccagACGGCTcag GGCCCACTGGCAGAGAAGGAGAGGATCCCAAAGTCCCCCGGACCAGACAGGACCCCTCAGAAGAGCCCGGACACTGATACCCACGCTGCAGAGCcagaggaggcagcagaagCGATGCCG GTCAAGCCAGGAGCCAGACAAAAACCTGCCGACAGCAACGGCCAGAGCCCCTCTGCTTTGGAAATGGAGCCAGCGCCGCCAGAAGAGAGCTCTGCCGGGACGGGGGATTGCCTTGAG TGCTTTGCACAGGTAGAGCCAAGCAGCGAAAGCGTCCCTAAGGCTGGTGCAGGCGGCGGGTCACATCCCCAGAGTCCAACAGCCCCTCTGGAGCCTGCTGAGATGGACCACGCGGCAGCCAGCTCCGCCGGAGAG GCTGCGGGCAGCGAGCACCAGTTCTGCTCTGAGCTCCCGATGTCCTCGCTGGCCAGCACGGACCTCCGCTCCGCCGCTGTCCTTGCCAGGAAGAAGGAGATTGAGCTG TCGTACCAGCAGTTCAGCCTGACCATTGCAGTGGTGGCCAcgatgctgctgcagaaggagccCTCCATGGAGGCGGCGCTGGGGCTGGCGCTGAGGGCCAACCTCCGCCAGGGCCGGATCCATCACCTCCAGGAGCTGGAGGATTTCATCGACAGCTACGACTCAGCCACCCTCAGCCGCTGa
- the LOC142067255 gene encoding uncharacterized protein LOC142067255 isoform X3, translated as MFLPLGCRRSFPREPSSPWQAGQLLPHALSPQNIWNEPPWEHELGQGRGGWQLLHPWDHRPFQGPANFHGNEEDRRWAPYNSPLLLPRDNGEDRREPVDCFGGGWQLHRFLDSRPLHVPADFPWNENDRGWAPQQSLWDDRGDNRGDNRGPVGCFREAWHPEPLPPSQGRFVWPEFPDKEQHPPWPRTSLPGERGSFQDGSPFSGCHGLGGKPWRHRHRGRRELTLVQHQPCLRPSAGNRASSRSTPSLSGTSQPEVKEKLQHCDPSQPLNSSKDGVQSRSQTAQGPLAEKERIPKSPGPDRTPQKSPDTDTHAAEPEEAAEAMPVKPGARQKPADSNGQSPSALEMEPAPPEESSAGTGDCLECFAQVEPSSESVPKAGAGGGSHPQSPTAPLEPAEMDHAAASSAGELLSGLQPSENSQVPLAVTAEPDAQPSQACSDTCAAPETSPRTQHSPGSGEMELAAGSEHQFCSELPMSSLASTDLRSAAVLARKKEIELSYQQFSLTIAVVATMLLQKEPSMEAALGLALRANLRQGRIHHLQELEDFIDSYDSATLSR; from the exons ATGTTCTTGCcactgggctgcaggaggagttTCCCCAGGGAG CCCAGTAGTCCATGGCAGGCTGGACAACTGCTGCCCCACGCTCTCAGCCCCCAGAACATCTGGAACGAGCCGCCCTGGGAGCACGAGCTTGGGCAAGGCAGGGGCGGATGGCAGCTG CTGCATCCCTGGGACCACAGACCCTTCCAGGGCCCTGCCAACTTCCATGGGAATGAGGAGGATAGGAGATGGGCTCCCTACAACTCTCCCCTGCTGCTCCCCCGGGACAATGGAGAAGACAGACGAGAACCTGTGGACTGCTTTGGAGGGGGCTGGCAGCTG CACCGTTTCTTGGACTCCAGACCCCTCCATGTCCCTGCTGACTTCCCTTGGAATGAGAATGACAGGGGATGGGCACCCCAACAGTCCCTTTGGGATGACAGAGGAGACAACAGAGGAGACAACCGAGGACCTGTGGGCTGCTTCAGAGAGGCCTGGCACCCA GAGCCACTACCACCCAGCCAAGGCCGCTTTGTCTGGCCTGAATTCCCTGACAAGGAGCAGCACCCACCCTGGCCCCGCACCAGCCTGCCAGG GGAGCGAGGCAGCTTCCAGGATGGCTCTCCATTCAGTGGCTGTCATGGCCTGGGTGGGAAACCCTGGCGACACCGTCACCGTGGCCGCCGAGAGTTAACCTTGGTCCAGCACCAGCCGTGCCTCCGGCCCTCCGCAG GGAATCGGGCATCCTCCAGGTCCACTCCTTCCCTCTCTGGGACAAGTCAGCCTGAGgtcaaagaaaagctgcagcacTGTGATCCTTCCCAGCCACTTAATTCCTCCAAAGATGGTgtgcagagcaggagccagACGGCTcag GGCCCACTGGCAGAGAAGGAGAGGATCCCAAAGTCCCCCGGACCAGACAGGACCCCTCAGAAGAGCCCGGACACTGATACCCACGCTGCAGAGCcagaggaggcagcagaagCGATGCCG GTCAAGCCAGGAGCCAGACAAAAACCTGCCGACAGCAACGGCCAGAGCCCCTCTGCTTTGGAAATGGAGCCAGCGCCGCCAGAAGAGAGCTCTGCCGGGACGGGGGATTGCCTTGAG TGCTTTGCACAGGTAGAGCCAAGCAGCGAAAGCGTCCCTAAGGCTGGTGCAGGCGGCGGGTCACATCCCCAGAGTCCAACAGCCCCTCTGGAGCCTGCTGAGATGGACCACGCGGCAGCCAGCTCCGCCGGAGAG CTTCTCAGTGGCCTCCAGCCATCCGAAAACTCGCAGGTCCCATTAGCAGTTACTGCAGAGCCCGATGCACAGCCCAGCCAGGCTTGCTCCGATACCTGCGCCGCACCAGAGACCTCACCAAGGACCCAACACTCTCCTGGGTCCGGTGAGATGGAGCTG GCTGCGGGCAGCGAGCACCAGTTCTGCTCTGAGCTCCCGATGTCCTCGCTGGCCAGCACGGACCTCCGCTCCGCCGCTGTCCTTGCCAGGAAGAAGGAGATTGAGCTG TCGTACCAGCAGTTCAGCCTGACCATTGCAGTGGTGGCCAcgatgctgctgcagaaggagccCTCCATGGAGGCGGCGCTGGGGCTGGCGCTGAGGGCCAACCTCCGCCAGGGCCGGATCCATCACCTCCAGGAGCTGGAGGATTTCATCGACAGCTACGACTCAGCCACCCTCAGCCGCTGa
- the LOC142067255 gene encoding uncharacterized protein LOC142067255 isoform X1, with product MFLPLGCRRSFPREPSSPWQAGQLLPHALSPQNIWNEPPWEHELGQGRGGWQLLHPWDHRPFQGPANFHGNEEDRRWAPYNSPLLLPRDNGEDRREPVDCFGGGWQLHRFLDSRPLHVPADFPWNENDRGWAPQQSLWDDRGDNRGDNRGPVGCFREAWHPEPLPPSQGRFVWPEFPDKEQHPPWPRTSLPGERGSFQDGSPFSGCHGLGGKPWRHRHRGRRELTLVQHQPCLRPSAGNRASSRSTPSLSGTSQPEVKEKLQHCDPSQPLNSSKDGVQSRSQTAQGPLAEKERIPKSPGPDRTPQKSPDTDTHAAEPEEAAEAMPVKPGARQKPADSNGQSPSALEMEPAPPEESSAGTGDCLECFAQVEPSSESVPKAGAGGGSHPQSPTAPLEPAEMDHAAASSAGEVGAELCPSSQEQQHVPRGAGEVEAEATRDALLSGLQPSENSQVPLAVTAEPDAQPSQACSDTCAAPETSPRTQHSPGSGEMELAAGSEHQFCSELPMSSLASTDLRSAAVLARKKEIELSYQQFSLTIAVVATMLLQKEPSMEAALGLALRANLRQGRIHHLQELEDFIDSYDSATLSR from the exons ATGTTCTTGCcactgggctgcaggaggagttTCCCCAGGGAG CCCAGTAGTCCATGGCAGGCTGGACAACTGCTGCCCCACGCTCTCAGCCCCCAGAACATCTGGAACGAGCCGCCCTGGGAGCACGAGCTTGGGCAAGGCAGGGGCGGATGGCAGCTG CTGCATCCCTGGGACCACAGACCCTTCCAGGGCCCTGCCAACTTCCATGGGAATGAGGAGGATAGGAGATGGGCTCCCTACAACTCTCCCCTGCTGCTCCCCCGGGACAATGGAGAAGACAGACGAGAACCTGTGGACTGCTTTGGAGGGGGCTGGCAGCTG CACCGTTTCTTGGACTCCAGACCCCTCCATGTCCCTGCTGACTTCCCTTGGAATGAGAATGACAGGGGATGGGCACCCCAACAGTCCCTTTGGGATGACAGAGGAGACAACAGAGGAGACAACCGAGGACCTGTGGGCTGCTTCAGAGAGGCCTGGCACCCA GAGCCACTACCACCCAGCCAAGGCCGCTTTGTCTGGCCTGAATTCCCTGACAAGGAGCAGCACCCACCCTGGCCCCGCACCAGCCTGCCAGG GGAGCGAGGCAGCTTCCAGGATGGCTCTCCATTCAGTGGCTGTCATGGCCTGGGTGGGAAACCCTGGCGACACCGTCACCGTGGCCGCCGAGAGTTAACCTTGGTCCAGCACCAGCCGTGCCTCCGGCCCTCCGCAG GGAATCGGGCATCCTCCAGGTCCACTCCTTCCCTCTCTGGGACAAGTCAGCCTGAGgtcaaagaaaagctgcagcacTGTGATCCTTCCCAGCCACTTAATTCCTCCAAAGATGGTgtgcagagcaggagccagACGGCTcag GGCCCACTGGCAGAGAAGGAGAGGATCCCAAAGTCCCCCGGACCAGACAGGACCCCTCAGAAGAGCCCGGACACTGATACCCACGCTGCAGAGCcagaggaggcagcagaagCGATGCCG GTCAAGCCAGGAGCCAGACAAAAACCTGCCGACAGCAACGGCCAGAGCCCCTCTGCTTTGGAAATGGAGCCAGCGCCGCCAGAAGAGAGCTCTGCCGGGACGGGGGATTGCCTTGAG TGCTTTGCACAGGTAGAGCCAAGCAGCGAAAGCGTCCCTAAGGCTGGTGCAGGCGGCGGGTCACATCCCCAGAGTCCAACAGCCCCTCTGGAGCCTGCTGAGATGGACCACGCGGCAGCCAGCTCCGCCGGAGAGGTGGGTGCTGAGCTCTGCCCGAGTTCCCAGGAACAGCAGCATGTGCCAAGGGGAGCTGGAGAAGTCGAGGCAGAAGCTACCCGTGATGCG CTTCTCAGTGGCCTCCAGCCATCCGAAAACTCGCAGGTCCCATTAGCAGTTACTGCAGAGCCCGATGCACAGCCCAGCCAGGCTTGCTCCGATACCTGCGCCGCACCAGAGACCTCACCAAGGACCCAACACTCTCCTGGGTCCGGTGAGATGGAGCTG GCTGCGGGCAGCGAGCACCAGTTCTGCTCTGAGCTCCCGATGTCCTCGCTGGCCAGCACGGACCTCCGCTCCGCCGCTGTCCTTGCCAGGAAGAAGGAGATTGAGCTG TCGTACCAGCAGTTCAGCCTGACCATTGCAGTGGTGGCCAcgatgctgctgcagaaggagccCTCCATGGAGGCGGCGCTGGGGCTGGCGCTGAGGGCCAACCTCCGCCAGGGCCGGATCCATCACCTCCAGGAGCTGGAGGATTTCATCGACAGCTACGACTCAGCCACCCTCAGCCGCTGa